A window from Larimichthys crocea isolate SSNF chromosome XXIII, L_crocea_2.0, whole genome shotgun sequence encodes these proteins:
- the rnpc3 gene encoding RNA-binding region-containing protein 3 isoform X2 has translation MFCSGCSRQVCYQTFSWSLNEARVKSYLFTLVVAPEDILQTFYSWRQKRKMDKDEDPAQQNGSKTLLIRHLPAELSQHEKEDLLKYFGAESVRVFSNRGRLKHAAFATFRSEKSAAKALGRLHQLEILDRTLVVEFAKGQDHVTVLKDPPVSHSKHVGEEQQKQKPEPKQPNIPLIETGIAPSLGLKFQPNPTLKYLYPPPSNSILTNITHALMSVPKFYVQVLHLMNKMNLPCPFGPVTARPPMFEFLPPVPHMPMPPPFPPDYPPLPEEEMELSSQEESEYDSGDDEDKERIVRLMGLVNQACKRPLRPKTASKRKKPKIKDLLYAPKPDSQSAPVLQPSDVFEQPLPAGQRKIEFHISVPEVAGVVEGSGPGQPDDEGAGVDEKELPPSSSQEVAEAEGFGKLYPSTQPSQQQDKHSDEEQDLASGVISRKELEKGRLSRDEIKRMSVFKNYEPGEPTCRLYVKNIAKQVEEKDLKYIYGRYIDPSSETERNMFDIVLMKEGRMKGQAFVGLPTEQSAEKALRETNGYVLYDKPLVVQFARSARPKPDSTDTKRGPKQR, from the exons ATGTTTTGTAGCGGCTGCAGCAGACAGGTGTGCTATCAGACATTCAGCTGGAGTCTAAACGAAGCTCGAGTAAAGTCTTATTTGTTCACACTCGTGGTTGCACcagaagacattttacagacattttacAGCTGGCGACAGAAAAG GAAAATGGACAAGGACGAGGACCCGGCTCAACAAAACGGCAGCAAAACGCTGCTTATCCGACACTTACCAGCTGAGCTCAGCCAGCATGAGAAAGAGGACCTCCTCAAGTATTTTGGAGCCGAGTCAGTGAGGGTCTTCTCCAACAGGGGTCGTTTG AAACATGCAGCCTTTGCAACTTTTAGAAGTGAGAAGTCTGCAGCAAAA GCTCTTGGCAGACTCCATCAGTTGGAGATTCTTGATCGAACACTTGTCGTGGAGTTCGCAAAAGGCCAAGATCATGTGACCGTGTTAAAGGACCCACCAGTGTCACACAG taaacatgttggagaagagcagcagaagcagaagccGGAGCCCAAACAGCCAAATATTCCCCTCATAGAGACCGGCATCGCACCTAGCCTCGG GTTGAAATTTCAACCCAATCCCACTTTGAAGTATTTATACCCACCACCTTCTAATAGCATTCTCACAAATATAACACACGCCCTCATGAGTGTGCCAAAGTTTTATGTACAA GTGCTACATCTGATGAACAAGATGAATCTACCATGTCCGTTTGGCCCAGTCACTGCCAGGCCCCCCATG tTTGAGTTCCTGCCTCCCGTGCCACACATGCCCAtgcctcctcccttccctcccgACTACCCTCCTTTaccagaggaggagatggagctgTCCAGTCAAGAAGAATCAGAGTACGACAGTGGGGACGACGAAGACAAGGAGAG GATTGTTCGTCTGATGGGCCTGGTCAACCAAGCATGCAAGAGACCCCTGAGACCAAAAACAGCTTCAAAGAGAAAGAAGCCCAAGATCAAGGATCTTCTCTATGCTCCCAAACCAGACTCTCAGAG TGCTCCAGTGCTGCAGCCCTCCGATGTGTTCGAGCAGCCTCTCCCTGCCGGGCAGAGGAAAATTGAATTCCACATTTCGGTTCCAGAGGTGGCAGGCGTAGTGGAAGGAAGTGGGCCAGGTCAGCCTGATGACGAAGGCGCAG GAGTGGATGAGAAGGAGCTCCCCCCCAGCAGCAGtcaggaggtggcagaggctgaAGGTTTTGGAAAGCTTTACCCCAGCACCCAGCCCTCCCAACAACAAGACAAGCACAGCGATGAGGAGCAGGATCTCGCCTCTGGAGTAATCTCCAGAAAGGAGCTGGAGAAAGGACGGCTGTCAAGAGATG agataaaaaggaTGTCTGTGTTTAAAAATTATGAACCGGGTGAGCCAACCTGCAGACTGTACGTGAAGAATATCGCAAAGCAAGTGGAAGAGAAA GACCTGAAGTACATCTATGGGAGATACATCGACCCTTCGTCAGAGACCGAGAGAAACAT gtTTGACATAGTGTTAATGAAGGAGGGGCGGATGAAAGGGCAGGCCTTCGTAGGACTCCCCACTGAGCAGAGTGCAGAGAAAGCCCTGCGGGAAACCAACGGCTACGTTCTGTATGACAAACCTCTCGTCGTC CAATTTGCCAGATCTGCAAGACCAAAACCAGATAGCACAGATACCAAGAGAGGACCAAAACAACGATGA
- the rnpc3 gene encoding RNA-binding region-containing protein 3 isoform X3, translated as MDKDEDPAQQNGSKTLLIRHLPAELSQHEKEDLLKYFGAESVRVFSNRGRLKHAAFATFRSEKSAAKALGRLHQLEILDRTLVVEFAKGQDHVTVLKDPPVSHSKHVGEEQQKQKPEPKQPNIPLIETGIAPSLGLKFQPNPTLKYLYPPPSNSILTNITHALMSVPKFYVQVLHLMNKMNLPCPFGPVTARPPMFEFLPPVPHMPMPPPFPPDYPPLPEEEMELSSQEESEYDSGDDEDKERIVRLMGLVNQACKRPLRPKTASKRKKPKIKDLLYAPKPDSQSAPVLQPSDVFEQPLPAGQRKIEFHISVPEVAGVVEGSGPGQPDDEGAVCVPSGVDEKELPPSSSQEVAEAEGFGKLYPSTQPSQQQDKHSDEEQDLASGVISRKELEKGRLSRDEIKRMSVFKNYEPGEPTCRLYVKNIAKQVEEKDLKYIYGRYIDPSSETERNMFDIVLMKEGRMKGQAFVGLPTEQSAEKALRETNGYVLYDKPLVVQFARSARPKPDSTDTKRGPKQR; from the exons ATGGACAAGGACGAGGACCCGGCTCAACAAAACGGCAGCAAAACGCTGCTTATCCGACACTTACCAGCTGAGCTCAGCCAGCATGAGAAAGAGGACCTCCTCAAGTATTTTGGAGCCGAGTCAGTGAGGGTCTTCTCCAACAGGGGTCGTTTG AAACATGCAGCCTTTGCAACTTTTAGAAGTGAGAAGTCTGCAGCAAAA GCTCTTGGCAGACTCCATCAGTTGGAGATTCTTGATCGAACACTTGTCGTGGAGTTCGCAAAAGGCCAAGATCATGTGACCGTGTTAAAGGACCCACCAGTGTCACACAG taaacatgttggagaagagcagcagaagcagaagccGGAGCCCAAACAGCCAAATATTCCCCTCATAGAGACCGGCATCGCACCTAGCCTCGG GTTGAAATTTCAACCCAATCCCACTTTGAAGTATTTATACCCACCACCTTCTAATAGCATTCTCACAAATATAACACACGCCCTCATGAGTGTGCCAAAGTTTTATGTACAA GTGCTACATCTGATGAACAAGATGAATCTACCATGTCCGTTTGGCCCAGTCACTGCCAGGCCCCCCATG tTTGAGTTCCTGCCTCCCGTGCCACACATGCCCAtgcctcctcccttccctcccgACTACCCTCCTTTaccagaggaggagatggagctgTCCAGTCAAGAAGAATCAGAGTACGACAGTGGGGACGACGAAGACAAGGAGAG GATTGTTCGTCTGATGGGCCTGGTCAACCAAGCATGCAAGAGACCCCTGAGACCAAAAACAGCTTCAAAGAGAAAGAAGCCCAAGATCAAGGATCTTCTCTATGCTCCCAAACCAGACTCTCAGAG TGCTCCAGTGCTGCAGCCCTCCGATGTGTTCGAGCAGCCTCTCCCTGCCGGGCAGAGGAAAATTGAATTCCACATTTCGGTTCCAGAGGTGGCAGGCGTAGTGGAAGGAAGTGGGCCAGGTCAGCCTGATGACGAAGGCGCAG TCTGTGTCCCCTCAGGAGTGGATGAGAAGGAGCTCCCCCCCAGCAGCAGtcaggaggtggcagaggctgaAGGTTTTGGAAAGCTTTACCCCAGCACCCAGCCCTCCCAACAACAAGACAAGCACAGCGATGAGGAGCAGGATCTCGCCTCTGGAGTAATCTCCAGAAAGGAGCTGGAGAAAGGACGGCTGTCAAGAGATG agataaaaaggaTGTCTGTGTTTAAAAATTATGAACCGGGTGAGCCAACCTGCAGACTGTACGTGAAGAATATCGCAAAGCAAGTGGAAGAGAAA GACCTGAAGTACATCTATGGGAGATACATCGACCCTTCGTCAGAGACCGAGAGAAACAT gtTTGACATAGTGTTAATGAAGGAGGGGCGGATGAAAGGGCAGGCCTTCGTAGGACTCCCCACTGAGCAGAGTGCAGAGAAAGCCCTGCGGGAAACCAACGGCTACGTTCTGTATGACAAACCTCTCGTCGTC CAATTTGCCAGATCTGCAAGACCAAAACCAGATAGCACAGATACCAAGAGAGGACCAAAACAACGATGA
- the rnpc3 gene encoding RNA-binding region-containing protein 3 isoform X1, which yields MFCSGCSRQVCYQTFSWSLNEARVKSYLFTLVVAPEDILQTFYSWRQKRKMDKDEDPAQQNGSKTLLIRHLPAELSQHEKEDLLKYFGAESVRVFSNRGRLKHAAFATFRSEKSAAKALGRLHQLEILDRTLVVEFAKGQDHVTVLKDPPVSHSKHVGEEQQKQKPEPKQPNIPLIETGIAPSLGLKFQPNPTLKYLYPPPSNSILTNITHALMSVPKFYVQVLHLMNKMNLPCPFGPVTARPPMFEFLPPVPHMPMPPPFPPDYPPLPEEEMELSSQEESEYDSGDDEDKERIVRLMGLVNQACKRPLRPKTASKRKKPKIKDLLYAPKPDSQSAPVLQPSDVFEQPLPAGQRKIEFHISVPEVAGVVEGSGPGQPDDEGAVCVPSGVDEKELPPSSSQEVAEAEGFGKLYPSTQPSQQQDKHSDEEQDLASGVISRKELEKGRLSRDEIKRMSVFKNYEPGEPTCRLYVKNIAKQVEEKDLKYIYGRYIDPSSETERNMFDIVLMKEGRMKGQAFVGLPTEQSAEKALRETNGYVLYDKPLVVQFARSARPKPDSTDTKRGPKQR from the exons ATGTTTTGTAGCGGCTGCAGCAGACAGGTGTGCTATCAGACATTCAGCTGGAGTCTAAACGAAGCTCGAGTAAAGTCTTATTTGTTCACACTCGTGGTTGCACcagaagacattttacagacattttacAGCTGGCGACAGAAAAG GAAAATGGACAAGGACGAGGACCCGGCTCAACAAAACGGCAGCAAAACGCTGCTTATCCGACACTTACCAGCTGAGCTCAGCCAGCATGAGAAAGAGGACCTCCTCAAGTATTTTGGAGCCGAGTCAGTGAGGGTCTTCTCCAACAGGGGTCGTTTG AAACATGCAGCCTTTGCAACTTTTAGAAGTGAGAAGTCTGCAGCAAAA GCTCTTGGCAGACTCCATCAGTTGGAGATTCTTGATCGAACACTTGTCGTGGAGTTCGCAAAAGGCCAAGATCATGTGACCGTGTTAAAGGACCCACCAGTGTCACACAG taaacatgttggagaagagcagcagaagcagaagccGGAGCCCAAACAGCCAAATATTCCCCTCATAGAGACCGGCATCGCACCTAGCCTCGG GTTGAAATTTCAACCCAATCCCACTTTGAAGTATTTATACCCACCACCTTCTAATAGCATTCTCACAAATATAACACACGCCCTCATGAGTGTGCCAAAGTTTTATGTACAA GTGCTACATCTGATGAACAAGATGAATCTACCATGTCCGTTTGGCCCAGTCACTGCCAGGCCCCCCATG tTTGAGTTCCTGCCTCCCGTGCCACACATGCCCAtgcctcctcccttccctcccgACTACCCTCCTTTaccagaggaggagatggagctgTCCAGTCAAGAAGAATCAGAGTACGACAGTGGGGACGACGAAGACAAGGAGAG GATTGTTCGTCTGATGGGCCTGGTCAACCAAGCATGCAAGAGACCCCTGAGACCAAAAACAGCTTCAAAGAGAAAGAAGCCCAAGATCAAGGATCTTCTCTATGCTCCCAAACCAGACTCTCAGAG TGCTCCAGTGCTGCAGCCCTCCGATGTGTTCGAGCAGCCTCTCCCTGCCGGGCAGAGGAAAATTGAATTCCACATTTCGGTTCCAGAGGTGGCAGGCGTAGTGGAAGGAAGTGGGCCAGGTCAGCCTGATGACGAAGGCGCAG TCTGTGTCCCCTCAGGAGTGGATGAGAAGGAGCTCCCCCCCAGCAGCAGtcaggaggtggcagaggctgaAGGTTTTGGAAAGCTTTACCCCAGCACCCAGCCCTCCCAACAACAAGACAAGCACAGCGATGAGGAGCAGGATCTCGCCTCTGGAGTAATCTCCAGAAAGGAGCTGGAGAAAGGACGGCTGTCAAGAGATG agataaaaaggaTGTCTGTGTTTAAAAATTATGAACCGGGTGAGCCAACCTGCAGACTGTACGTGAAGAATATCGCAAAGCAAGTGGAAGAGAAA GACCTGAAGTACATCTATGGGAGATACATCGACCCTTCGTCAGAGACCGAGAGAAACAT gtTTGACATAGTGTTAATGAAGGAGGGGCGGATGAAAGGGCAGGCCTTCGTAGGACTCCCCACTGAGCAGAGTGCAGAGAAAGCCCTGCGGGAAACCAACGGCTACGTTCTGTATGACAAACCTCTCGTCGTC CAATTTGCCAGATCTGCAAGACCAAAACCAGATAGCACAGATACCAAGAGAGGACCAAAACAACGATGA